In a single window of the Rhizobium tropici CIAT 899 genome:
- a CDS encoding sugar ABC transporter substrate-binding protein, whose amino-acid sequence MKFARTLLASAALLGLSLGSVHAAEVKKLGLAVANLQANFFNQIKQSVEAEAKKRGIEVVTVDAKGDGPTQINQVQDLLTQNIDALIYIPAGAAAATVPVKLAQKAGIPVVNVDRNADGAPGDTFLATDSVKSAKAVCDYLLKEAGGKGKMVIIHGQKGTTPELDRTKGCQESLKAYPDVKVVAEQYSNMWSQDEGFQIMQNMLQSNSDVSIVFAQADGLALGAAQAIKVANPSQKIVVGGFDGDTAALEALGKGVFNVTATQQTQKMGRDAVENAVKLAAKEKVPPVQLMDATLTTKENVAGFIANHP is encoded by the coding sequence ATGAAATTTGCGCGCACTCTGCTCGCGTCTGCTGCCCTGCTTGGCCTCAGCCTCGGATCCGTTCATGCGGCCGAAGTCAAGAAGCTCGGCCTTGCTGTGGCCAACCTGCAGGCAAACTTCTTCAACCAGATCAAGCAGTCCGTCGAAGCTGAAGCCAAGAAGCGCGGCATCGAGGTTGTCACCGTCGATGCCAAGGGCGATGGTCCGACCCAGATCAATCAGGTCCAAGACCTTCTGACGCAGAATATCGACGCCCTGATCTACATTCCGGCGGGTGCAGCTGCAGCAACCGTTCCTGTCAAACTCGCCCAAAAGGCCGGCATTCCTGTTGTCAACGTCGATCGCAATGCCGATGGGGCTCCGGGCGATACGTTTCTTGCGACCGACTCCGTCAAATCGGCCAAGGCGGTTTGCGATTACCTTCTGAAGGAAGCCGGTGGCAAGGGTAAGATGGTCATCATCCATGGTCAGAAGGGCACGACGCCCGAGCTTGACCGCACCAAGGGTTGCCAGGAGTCGCTGAAGGCCTATCCGGACGTCAAGGTCGTCGCCGAGCAGTATTCTAACATGTGGAGCCAGGACGAGGGCTTCCAGATCATGCAGAACATGCTGCAGTCGAATTCGGATGTCTCGATCGTCTTTGCTCAGGCAGATGGACTGGCGCTCGGTGCGGCCCAGGCGATCAAAGTCGCCAACCCATCGCAAAAGATTGTGGTCGGTGGTTTTGATGGCGACACCGCCGCGCTCGAGGCCCTCGGCAAAGGTGTGTTCAACGTGACCGCGACACAGCAGACGCAGAAGATGGGCCGCGATGCGGTGGAGAACGCGGTCAAGCTCGCTGCCAAGGAAAAGGTGCCGCCGGTGCAGCTGATGGATGCCACGCTGACGACCAAGGAAAACGTGGCGGGCTTCATCGCCAACCACCCGTAA
- a CDS encoding ABC transporter permease — MVAVDIQSESRPSGTWRSKLTGATGPLIGLVLLCLFLTFSTDAFLSVRNGLNILDQITVLGIMAVGMTFVILIGGIDLSVGSVLALAMMVMGWTANVAGLPLGLSIVVALIASMISGLIVGIMVTWFRVPAFIATLAMMSAARGVANMITDGQQIVGFPDWFMMLAIDRHFGILTATVFLMLAVVAAAWTFLHFRAEGRMLYAVGGNPEVARLAGINVQLVTILVYVASAVLAGLAGIVLAARLDSVQPSSGFGYELDTIAAVVIGGTSLSGGAGGIGGTLIGVLIIGVLRNGLNLLNVSPFLQQVIIGVVIVLAVGAETIRKRRAA; from the coding sequence ATGGTGGCGGTAGATATTCAGAGTGAGAGTCGGCCGTCTGGGACGTGGCGCAGCAAGCTGACGGGAGCGACTGGCCCGCTGATCGGGCTCGTCCTACTTTGCCTTTTCCTGACCTTCAGTACGGATGCTTTCCTCTCGGTCCGCAATGGCCTGAACATCCTCGATCAGATCACGGTGCTTGGAATTATGGCGGTCGGCATGACCTTCGTCATCTTGATCGGCGGCATCGATCTCTCGGTCGGCTCGGTTCTGGCTCTCGCGATGATGGTTATGGGCTGGACGGCTAACGTCGCCGGTCTGCCACTCGGCCTCAGCATCGTGGTGGCGCTCATTGCCTCTATGATCAGTGGCCTGATCGTCGGCATCATGGTCACCTGGTTCAGGGTCCCTGCCTTTATCGCGACGCTCGCGATGATGTCGGCCGCGCGCGGCGTGGCGAACATGATCACCGACGGTCAGCAGATCGTCGGCTTCCCCGACTGGTTCATGATGCTGGCCATTGACCGTCATTTCGGCATCCTGACCGCAACCGTCTTCCTGATGCTCGCAGTCGTCGCAGCTGCCTGGACTTTCCTGCACTTCCGCGCAGAAGGCCGCATGCTCTATGCGGTCGGCGGCAATCCCGAAGTCGCGCGCCTTGCCGGTATCAACGTCCAGCTTGTGACTATTCTTGTCTACGTGGCGAGTGCCGTCCTTGCAGGTCTTGCCGGCATCGTTCTTGCCGCCCGCCTCGACTCGGTTCAGCCGTCCAGCGGCTTTGGCTATGAGCTAGACACGATCGCGGCCGTGGTCATCGGCGGAACGTCTCTGTCGGGAGGCGCAGGCGGCATTGGTGGGACGCTGATCGGCGTCCTCATCATCGGCGTTCTGCGCAACGGCCTCAACCTGCTCAACGTCTCGCCCTTCCTGCAGCAGGTCATCATCGGTGTCGTCATCGTTCTCGCTGTCGGCGCGGAGACGATCCGCAAGCGGCGTGCTGCATGA
- a CDS encoding transketolase, whose protein sequence is MEISDLERIARQIRLRDLRAVYEAGAGHIGGEMSVIDLLAALYFRVLRVFPDHPKNPNRDRFVLSKGHTACALYVVLAKRGFLPEEEISTFLKPHSRLNGHPNCNKVPGVETNTGPLGHGLPVAVGMAKAAKLSGAQYHTYVITGDGEMQEGSNWEAIMAAAQFGLDNLTLIVDHNRFQQGASLADTNDIAPLRPKLEAFGWEVSEINGNAMSEIVPALEKRTTRPHCIVARTNKGHGISFMQDRVDWHHKVPSKEQYEIALAELSEAL, encoded by the coding sequence ATGGAGATTTCGGACCTTGAGCGCATCGCTCGCCAGATCCGCTTACGGGACCTACGGGCCGTGTATGAGGCCGGTGCCGGCCATATAGGTGGGGAGATGTCCGTCATCGACCTGCTTGCTGCCCTGTATTTCCGGGTACTGCGCGTCTTCCCTGATCACCCAAAGAACCCGAACCGAGACCGCTTCGTTCTTTCCAAAGGTCATACGGCCTGCGCGCTCTATGTCGTGCTGGCGAAACGCGGGTTCCTTCCGGAGGAGGAAATCTCAACCTTCCTGAAGCCCCATTCCCGGCTGAACGGACACCCGAACTGCAATAAGGTTCCGGGAGTGGAGACCAACACTGGCCCCCTCGGGCATGGATTGCCCGTTGCTGTTGGCATGGCAAAAGCCGCAAAGCTGTCCGGCGCTCAGTACCATACCTACGTCATCACCGGCGACGGCGAGATGCAGGAAGGCTCCAATTGGGAGGCGATCATGGCCGCCGCCCAGTTCGGCCTCGACAACCTTACGCTCATCGTCGACCACAATCGCTTCCAGCAAGGCGCATCCCTAGCCGATACGAACGATATCGCTCCTCTTCGTCCCAAGCTGGAGGCCTTCGGCTGGGAGGTCAGCGAGATCAACGGCAATGCCATGTCCGAAATCGTTCCAGCGCTCGAGAAGCGTACGACACGCCCCCATTGCATCGTCGCGCGCACCAACAAGGGCCACGGCATCTCCTTCATGCAGGATCGGGTCGATTGGCATCACAAGGTTCCGAGCAAGGAACAGTATGAAATCGCGTTGGCAGAATTGTCGGAGGCCCTATAA
- a CDS encoding transketolase family protein, translated as MNAPTNAPKLHDCRDAFAATLERLAVENETIVAVCNDSVGSSKLGGFKSKFPERLVNVGIAEQNMVGVGAGLANGGRLPYVCGASPFLTGRSLEQIKADISYSNANVKLVGISSGMAYGELGPTHHSIEDFAWTRVLPNLPVIAPCDRIETAAAVEWAAGYDGPCFLRLSRVGVPDLLPENHKFEVGKANLLREGSDITLIANGTLTHRMVKAAEILAERGIKARVLNMATVRPIDEAAIIAAANETGAIVTAEEHSIFGGLGSAVAEVVVDNAPVPMKRLGVPGIYAPTGSAEFLLDEFGMAPTAIADAAVALLKRK; from the coding sequence ATGAACGCGCCCACAAACGCACCGAAGCTCCACGACTGCCGCGACGCTTTTGCCGCGACGCTCGAACGTCTGGCGGTCGAAAATGAGACGATCGTCGCTGTTTGCAATGACTCGGTGGGATCCTCCAAGCTTGGTGGCTTCAAGTCGAAGTTTCCCGAACGCCTCGTCAATGTCGGGATTGCCGAGCAGAACATGGTCGGCGTCGGCGCCGGTCTCGCCAATGGCGGACGCCTGCCTTATGTCTGCGGCGCCTCACCGTTTCTGACCGGCCGCTCGCTCGAGCAGATCAAGGCCGACATCTCCTACTCCAATGCCAACGTCAAGCTCGTCGGCATTTCATCCGGCATGGCGTATGGCGAACTCGGCCCGACCCATCACTCGATTGAGGATTTCGCCTGGACGCGCGTCCTGCCGAATCTGCCCGTGATCGCTCCTTGCGACCGGATTGAAACGGCCGCCGCCGTCGAATGGGCGGCGGGCTATGATGGCCCTTGCTTCCTGCGCCTGTCGCGCGTCGGCGTTCCGGATCTGCTTCCCGAGAACCATAAATTCGAGGTCGGCAAGGCTAATCTGTTGCGCGAAGGTTCCGACATCACCCTCATCGCCAACGGCACGCTGACCCACCGGATGGTCAAGGCAGCCGAGATCCTCGCCGAGCGCGGAATCAAGGCGCGCGTCCTGAATATGGCAACTGTCCGCCCGATCGATGAGGCCGCCATTATCGCTGCGGCCAACGAGACGGGCGCGATCGTAACGGCAGAAGAACATTCGATCTTCGGCGGCCTCGGCTCGGCGGTCGCCGAAGTGGTGGTCGACAACGCACCTGTGCCGATGAAACGTCTTGGCGTTCCCGGCATTTACGCACCGACAGGTTCGGCCGAATTCCTCCTCGACGAATTCGGCATGGCGCCGACAGCAATTGCTGATGCCGCAGTCGCGCTACTCAAGCGCAAATAA
- a CDS encoding FGGY family carbohydrate kinase, producing MRAILAIDQGTTNSKAVLVSEAGEILARGSAAVGISYPRPGWVEQDPRRIFASVCEAVEACLKVAAEVTVEAVAISNQRESVTIWDAETGEALGPVLSWQCRRTAPDCERLTTEGHLARVEALTGLPLDPMFPGSKFRWLLDRAPAGRRVRLGTIDSWLIHCLTGGSRHVCDASNAARSQLFDLQAQAWSEELGHIFGVDIDRLPEVLDSSADFGTTRGLPGIPDGTPIRAAIGDSHAALFGHGAFKPGDGKVTFGTGSSVMTTLPRFIAPRNGITTTVAWRIAGVPTFAFEGNILVSAASLPWMADILGLADVAALVDLAATAKPGGPGFVPAFVGLGAPYWSSDARALFSQINFSTTRAQMARSVTDSIACQAHDVIAAMRAQSGGSLGALYVDGGPSQNRFLMQCVSNLIDHAVLRCEAPEASALGTAYLAGLSLGLWKDLTVIEALPRSTDIIRPEKIDRTTLLNTWNDALARSTLRPTPAKCE from the coding sequence ATGCGGGCAATTCTGGCAATCGACCAGGGCACCACCAATTCCAAGGCCGTATTGGTTTCAGAAGCGGGCGAAATTCTTGCCAGAGGCTCGGCCGCCGTTGGCATTTCCTATCCGCGGCCTGGCTGGGTGGAGCAGGACCCACGCAGAATCTTCGCCTCCGTCTGCGAGGCGGTCGAGGCCTGTCTGAAGGTGGCTGCCGAGGTCACGGTCGAGGCCGTGGCCATCTCCAATCAACGCGAATCCGTTACGATCTGGGACGCCGAAACCGGCGAAGCGCTCGGCCCGGTCCTGAGCTGGCAGTGCCGACGCACCGCGCCGGACTGCGAACGCCTGACCACGGAAGGCCATCTTGCGCGCGTCGAAGCTCTGACCGGCCTGCCCCTCGACCCGATGTTTCCCGGCTCGAAGTTCCGCTGGCTGCTTGATCGGGCACCTGCCGGACGCCGCGTGCGCCTCGGCACGATCGACAGCTGGCTCATTCATTGCCTGACCGGCGGCAGTCGTCACGTCTGCGATGCCTCCAATGCCGCGCGCAGTCAGCTGTTCGACCTGCAGGCCCAGGCCTGGAGCGAAGAACTCGGACATATCTTCGGCGTCGATATCGACCGGCTTCCCGAGGTGCTTGACAGTTCCGCCGATTTTGGCACGACGCGAGGGCTGCCCGGCATCCCGGACGGCACGCCGATACGCGCCGCTATCGGCGACAGCCATGCCGCCCTTTTTGGCCATGGCGCCTTCAAGCCCGGCGATGGGAAGGTGACCTTCGGAACCGGCTCTTCCGTCATGACGACATTGCCGCGCTTCATCGCGCCGCGCAACGGCATCACGACGACAGTTGCCTGGCGTATTGCCGGCGTTCCAACCTTTGCCTTCGAGGGCAATATCCTGGTCTCCGCCGCAAGCCTTCCGTGGATGGCGGATATTCTAGGCCTCGCCGATGTGGCGGCTCTTGTCGATCTGGCCGCCACGGCAAAACCGGGCGGGCCGGGCTTCGTGCCCGCCTTTGTCGGCCTCGGCGCCCCTTACTGGAGCTCGGACGCGCGCGCGCTCTTTTCCCAGATCAACTTCTCCACCACACGCGCCCAGATGGCACGTTCGGTCACCGATTCGATCGCCTGCCAGGCCCATGACGTGATTGCCGCCATGCGCGCGCAAAGCGGGGGCTCGCTCGGCGCTCTCTATGTCGATGGCGGCCCTAGCCAGAACCGGTTCCTGATGCAATGCGTATCGAACCTCATCGACCATGCCGTCTTACGGTGCGAGGCGCCGGAAGCCTCGGCATTGGGAACTGCCTATCTCGCCGGATTGTCGCTCGGCCTCTGGAAGGATCTAACGGTGATCGAGGCGCTTCCTCGCAGCACGGACATCATCCGCCCCGAGAAGATCGACCGAACCACACTTCTGAATACGTGGAATGATGCACTTGCCCGCTCGACGTTGCGGCCAACACCGGCTAAGTGTGAATAA
- a CDS encoding sugar-binding transcriptional regulator codes for MSRLNELRLISRVAQMYHIEGRRQAEIAQHLRLSQATVSRMLKRAEAEDIVRTSVIPPIGTYSELEAGLRDKFQLPEAIVVECTEDRDGAIMARIGEAAAHLLEVTLAPGEIIGVSSWSQTIFRMVENIHPQKSAQAKYVVQTLGGMGDPSVQTHATQLTTRLARLTGAEPKLLPVQGVTSSREAKLLMQADPFVRETMDLFGSISLAIVGIGGVEPSELLARSGNIFSSRELADLAEAGAVGDISLRFFDKDGRLVKTPLDERVIGLPIEDLHRIDRVIALAGGAKKTAAIAGALRIGVIDMLVTDKFTAERLISA; via the coding sequence ATGTCCCGCCTTAACGAACTCCGCCTGATTTCAAGAGTGGCCCAGATGTACCACATCGAAGGGCGACGACAGGCGGAGATCGCCCAACACCTGCGCTTATCGCAGGCGACGGTGTCGCGGATGCTGAAGCGGGCGGAAGCGGAAGATATCGTTCGCACCAGCGTCATTCCGCCCATCGGCACCTACAGCGAACTTGAGGCCGGACTGCGAGACAAATTCCAGCTGCCGGAGGCCATCGTCGTGGAATGCACCGAAGATCGGGACGGCGCCATTATGGCCCGCATCGGAGAAGCGGCTGCTCATCTGCTTGAGGTGACGCTGGCACCTGGCGAGATCATCGGCGTGTCAAGCTGGAGTCAGACGATCTTCAGGATGGTCGAAAACATTCACCCGCAAAAGAGCGCTCAGGCGAAATATGTCGTCCAGACCCTCGGTGGCATGGGCGATCCATCGGTTCAGACACATGCCACGCAGCTCACGACACGGCTTGCCCGATTGACCGGCGCGGAACCGAAGCTCCTGCCTGTGCAGGGGGTCACCAGTTCGCGCGAAGCCAAACTTCTCATGCAGGCGGATCCGTTCGTGCGCGAGACCATGGATCTCTTCGGCAGCATCTCACTTGCTATTGTAGGCATCGGCGGGGTGGAGCCCTCCGAATTGCTGGCACGGTCGGGAAATATATTTTCGTCACGCGAACTAGCCGATTTGGCAGAGGCCGGCGCCGTCGGTGACATTTCACTTCGGTTCTTCGATAAAGATGGCCGGCTGGTGAAGACGCCGCTCGATGAACGCGTGATAGGCTTGCCCATAGAAGACTTGCATCGGATCGATCGCGTCATAGCCTTGGCGGGCGGTGCCAAGAAGACGGCTGCTATCGCCGGAGCCCTTCGCATCGGTGTCATCGACATGCTCGTGACCGATAAGTTCACCGCCGAGCGATTGATCAGCGCCTGA
- a CDS encoding aromatic alcohol reductase, whose protein sequence is MNQTASNVKSRNILVLGAGELGMPVLRNLARRAKDIDGATISVLLRASAVESDSPAKQRDIAEIRDLGIEIVVGDLVKSSVDELASLFSQYDTVIGCTGYAAGINTPMKLAKAALQSGIPRYFPWQFGVDFEAIGRGGPQDIFDAQLDVRELLRSQQKTEWVIISTGMFMSYLFEPEFGVVDLEKSAVNALGSFDNAVTVTTPDDIGVLTAEIVFYEPTITNEIVFLAGDTVTYGELADKLEAGLNRPFSRSEWTVPVLMEELANDPQNMMRKYRAAFGIGRGMAWDKAGTFNVREGIKVTDVSDWINANLTAK, encoded by the coding sequence ATGAATCAAACAGCTTCCAACGTGAAGTCACGGAATATTCTCGTGCTGGGTGCTGGAGAACTCGGCATGCCGGTCCTGCGCAATCTGGCCCGTCGCGCAAAGGACATTGACGGCGCAACGATAAGCGTCTTGTTGCGCGCCAGCGCCGTAGAGTCTGACTCACCAGCCAAGCAGCGCGACATTGCTGAAATTCGCGATTTGGGGATTGAGATAGTCGTGGGCGATTTGGTGAAGAGCTCAGTCGACGAGTTGGCATCTCTGTTCTCGCAGTATGACACCGTAATTGGCTGCACGGGATATGCGGCTGGGATCAATACTCCAATGAAGCTGGCAAAGGCCGCTTTGCAGTCAGGAATTCCGCGCTATTTCCCGTGGCAGTTCGGTGTTGATTTCGAAGCAATCGGTCGAGGTGGTCCGCAGGACATCTTCGACGCGCAGCTTGATGTGCGCGAACTGCTTCGCTCGCAGCAAAAGACCGAATGGGTCATCATCTCCACCGGCATGTTCATGAGCTACCTGTTCGAGCCGGAGTTTGGTGTCGTTGATCTGGAAAAGAGCGCGGTCAATGCTCTTGGCAGCTTCGATAACGCTGTCACGGTAACGACACCTGACGACATCGGCGTGCTCACCGCTGAAATCGTGTTCTACGAGCCGACCATCACCAACGAGATTGTCTTCCTAGCCGGAGATACCGTCACCTATGGCGAGCTTGCGGACAAGCTGGAGGCGGGATTAAACCGGCCCTTCAGCCGGTCCGAATGGACTGTTCCGGTCCTTATGGAGGAACTGGCAAACGATCCCCAAAACATGATGCGCAAGTACCGAGCGGCCTTCGGTATCGGACGAGGCATGGCATGGGACAAGGCCGGCACTTTCAACGTACGAGAAGGCATCAAGGTCACGGATGTTTCCGATTGGATCAACGCGAACCTGACGGCCAAGTAA
- a CDS encoding YceI family protein, giving the protein MKISQYRISSALIALGMLSAIPTYSFAQSAAATNATVPAGVYKLDPTHAALLWSVKHNKISNYTVRFNKLEAVLKLDPTKIEDSSIEASIDATSVVTGYPGDYKATHASTPYQTWDEEISRDPKMLNSDAHPKITFKSTKVTSTGPTTADVAGDLTFLGVTKPVILKATFNGEIDSHPFAGVPAVGFAAEGSFNRTEFGQPTGFVGPDVAIRFDGEFIQDPSAK; this is encoded by the coding sequence ATGAAAATAAGCCAATACCGTATTTCTTCCGCTCTCATTGCCTTGGGGATGCTCAGCGCAATCCCAACCTATTCCTTTGCACAATCGGCGGCGGCAACCAATGCTACCGTGCCCGCCGGGGTCTACAAGCTCGACCCGACGCATGCGGCCCTGCTGTGGTCCGTGAAGCACAATAAGATTTCGAATTATACCGTTCGCTTCAACAAGCTCGAGGCCGTATTGAAGCTCGATCCTACCAAGATCGAAGATTCCTCGATCGAAGCGAGCATCGATGCGACGTCGGTCGTGACGGGCTACCCAGGCGACTACAAGGCGACGCACGCTTCCACGCCCTATCAGACCTGGGATGAGGAAATCAGCCGTGATCCGAAAATGCTGAACAGCGACGCGCATCCGAAAATCACGTTCAAATCGACGAAGGTTACATCCACCGGCCCGACCACCGCCGATGTCGCGGGCGATCTGACCTTCCTTGGCGTCACCAAGCCCGTGATCCTGAAAGCTACCTTCAACGGCGAGATCGACAGTCACCCGTTTGCAGGCGTGCCGGCCGTCGGCTTTGCAGCCGAAGGCAGCTTCAATCGCACCGAATTCGGCCAGCCGACGGGATTCGTCGGCCCTGACGTCGCCATCCGCTTCGATGGCGAATTCATACAGGATCCGTCGGCCAAATAA
- a CDS encoding YceI family protein produces MNIHSSAQVRPAPKTIKRYSAIAIILHWATALLVISMIPMGWWMVRAISKPGTQQLAYQLFQAHKSIGFAILVLTLLRIVWRLAHPVPALPAGMKGWERILARATHVAFYGLLLAIPLTGWVYISAGWAIGTDRPLLVATSWFGLFTIPDLPGLEGLRALAFGVMGAHAYMAYGGAVLICLHMAAALKHHVIDRDGVLAQMLPFLRGKEHEGQHAPPGKVLLPHSAGLALVLLVGLVGGWLHLPGPHAEPTPAATETAARAAVPVPAATTAMPAIGGNATAWTVDKAASGITFSGSHAGKPFSGRFDEWTGDIRFDPADLAGSKAVIVIDTVSAKTGDATQESSLKNGEWLNTARFPEARFETKSFRSLGGDRYEAAGSLTIKKVTVPITLPFTYKMQGDKAAVEGNVKLERAALDLGMFSDPAAEWVSKIIEVKIAVTATKQ; encoded by the coding sequence ATGAACATTCATTCGAGCGCCCAGGTTCGCCCGGCCCCAAAAACCATCAAGCGCTACAGCGCGATTGCCATCATCCTTCATTGGGCGACGGCGCTTCTGGTAATCTCGATGATCCCGATGGGCTGGTGGATGGTCAGGGCAATCAGCAAGCCCGGCACACAACAACTCGCCTATCAATTGTTTCAGGCGCATAAGTCCATTGGTTTCGCCATTCTCGTGCTGACCTTGCTGCGGATCGTCTGGCGTCTCGCGCATCCGGTCCCAGCGCTGCCCGCCGGCATGAAAGGATGGGAGCGTATCCTCGCCCGCGCCACGCATGTTGCCTTCTATGGCCTGTTGCTCGCCATTCCATTGACCGGCTGGGTCTATATATCGGCCGGCTGGGCTATCGGCACGGATCGCCCCCTGCTGGTCGCGACCTCCTGGTTCGGCCTGTTCACGATTCCGGACCTTCCTGGTCTTGAGGGCCTGCGAGCGCTTGCCTTCGGCGTGATGGGTGCCCATGCCTACATGGCCTATGGCGGCGCCGTGCTCATCTGTTTGCATATGGCTGCAGCTCTTAAACACCATGTCATCGACCGCGATGGAGTTCTCGCACAGATGCTCCCTTTCCTGCGCGGCAAGGAGCATGAGGGCCAGCATGCGCCACCGGGAAAAGTCCTGCTGCCCCACAGCGCCGGTTTAGCCTTGGTCCTGCTAGTCGGCCTCGTCGGCGGCTGGCTGCATCTGCCAGGCCCACACGCCGAGCCTACACCGGCCGCGACCGAAACAGCCGCTCGTGCGGCAGTTCCGGTTCCGGCCGCTACGACCGCCATGCCGGCCATAGGCGGCAATGCCACGGCTTGGACCGTCGACAAGGCCGCGTCCGGCATCACGTTCAGCGGCAGCCATGCCGGCAAGCCGTTCAGCGGGCGCTTCGACGAGTGGACCGGCGACATTCGCTTCGATCCCGCCGATCTGGCCGGCTCGAAAGCCGTCATCGTCATCGACACCGTCTCCGCTAAGACTGGCGACGCCACCCAGGAGAGTTCGTTGAAAAACGGCGAATGGCTCAACACCGCGCGCTTCCCAGAGGCCCGCTTCGAGACGAAAAGCTTCAGATCACTCGGCGGCGACCGCTATGAAGCAGCGGGTAGCCTAACCATCAAGAAGGTGACCGTTCCCATCACCCTGCCCTTTACCTACAAGATGCAGGGCGACAAGGCAGCAGTGGAAGGCAATGTCAAGCTGGAGCGCGCCGCGCTGGATCTCGGCATGTTCTCCGATCCGGCTGCGGAATGGGTCTCCAAGATCATCGAGGTTAAGATCGCCGTCACAGCGACGAAACAATAG
- a CDS encoding transporter substrate-binding domain-containing protein → MNITFRAGLMSLVAATLLSTTPALADGSKLDEVLARGHLVLGTGSTNAPWHFKSADDKLQGFDVDMGHIIAKALFGDPDKIEYVNQSSDARIPNITTNKVDITCQFMTVTGERAQQVAFTIPYYREGVGLMLKADGQYADYAALKAAGSSVTISVLQNVYAESMVHAALPDAKVDQYESVDLIYQALESGRADAVATDQSSLAWYMTQNPGRYKDAGYGWNPQTYACAVKRGDQDWLNFVNTALHEAMTGVEFDSYAKSYKTWFGKDLTPPQIGFPVEYK, encoded by the coding sequence ATGAACATTACCTTTCGCGCCGGCCTGATGTCGCTGGTCGCCGCCACACTTCTCTCCACCACGCCCGCTCTCGCCGACGGCAGCAAGCTCGATGAGGTGCTTGCGCGCGGCCACCTCGTTCTTGGAACCGGCAGCACGAACGCGCCGTGGCACTTCAAGAGCGCCGACGACAAGCTGCAGGGCTTCGACGTCGACATGGGCCACATCATCGCCAAGGCCCTGTTCGGCGATCCCGACAAGATCGAATACGTGAATCAGTCATCCGACGCCCGTATTCCGAACATCACCACCAACAAGGTCGACATTACCTGCCAGTTCATGACCGTGACCGGCGAGCGTGCCCAGCAGGTTGCCTTCACCATTCCCTATTATCGCGAGGGCGTCGGCCTGATGCTGAAGGCGGATGGTCAATATGCCGACTATGCTGCACTGAAGGCAGCGGGCTCTTCCGTGACCATTTCGGTTCTGCAGAACGTCTACGCAGAATCCATGGTTCATGCCGCCCTGCCGGATGCGAAAGTCGACCAGTATGAATCGGTCGATCTCATCTACCAGGCATTGGAATCGGGACGCGCCGATGCGGTCGCCACCGACCAGTCGTCGCTTGCCTGGTACATGACGCAAAACCCTGGCCGCTACAAGGATGCAGGCTACGGATGGAACCCGCAGACCTATGCCTGCGCGGTCAAGCGCGGCGATCAGGACTGGCTGAACTTCGTCAATACCGCGCTGCATGAAGCCATGACAGGCGTTGAATTCGACAGCTACGCCAAGTCCTACAAGACCTGGTTCGGCAAGGACCTTACCCCGCCGCAGATCGGCTTTCCGGTCGAATACAAGTAA
- a CDS encoding amino acid ABC transporter permease has translation MGYTLNFAVVWRNFDFLLSGLALSLGLAIISILIGALIGLVLAFALTSKSRIAVVPAQVYVTIIRNLPILVLVLFVFFALPQLGFRLDKVKSFVLVLSVYSGAYLAEVFRAGLLSIPKGLTEAGLSIGLTSMQIRGSIIAPLMLRNVLPSLSSTIISLFKDTSLAAAIAVPELTFAARKINVESFRVIETWLVTSALYVATCFLIAALMRFVERRLALPR, from the coding sequence ATGGGTTACACGCTGAACTTTGCCGTCGTCTGGCGCAACTTTGATTTTCTTCTGAGCGGCTTGGCGCTCAGCCTCGGCCTTGCGATTATCTCGATCCTCATCGGCGCTCTGATCGGCCTTGTGCTGGCCTTCGCGCTGACGTCGAAGAGCCGTATCGCTGTCGTGCCGGCGCAGGTCTACGTTACCATAATCCGCAACCTGCCGATCCTCGTCCTGGTGCTCTTCGTCTTCTTTGCCCTGCCGCAGCTGGGCTTCCGCCTAGATAAGGTGAAGAGCTTCGTCCTGGTGCTTTCCGTTTATTCGGGAGCCTATCTGGCAGAGGTATTCCGTGCAGGATTGCTATCGATTCCGAAGGGGCTGACCGAGGCAGGTCTTTCCATCGGCCTGACATCCATGCAGATCCGTGGGTCCATCATCGCCCCCTTGATGCTGCGCAACGTCCTGCCGTCATTGTCTTCGACGATCATCTCCTTGTTCAAGGACACGTCGCTTGCCGCGGCCATTGCCGTGCCGGAACTGACCTTTGCCGCCCGCAAGATCAATGTCGAAAGCTTCCGCGTCATCGAAACGTGGCTCGTCACCTCGGCTCTTTATGTCGCAACCTGCTTCCTCATCGCCGCCCTGATGCGCTTCGTCGAGCGCCGGCTGGCCCTGCCCAGGTAG